The following proteins are encoded in a genomic region of Pan troglodytes isolate AG18354 chromosome Y, NHGRI_mPanTro3-v2.0_pri, whole genome shotgun sequence:
- the LOC107971295 gene encoding testis-specific basic protein Y 2, translating to MMTLVPRARTRAGQDHYSHPCPRFSQALLTEGIMTYCLTKNLSDVNILNRLLKNGNVRNTLLQSKVGLLTYYVKLYPGEVTLLTRPSIQMRLCCITGSVSRPRSQK from the exons ATGATGACGCTTGTCCCCAGAGCCAGGACACGTGCAGGACAGGATCATTACTCTCATCCCTGCCCCAGATTTTCACAG GCGCTGCTTACAGAGGGCATCATGACATATTGCTTGACAAAGAACCTAAGTGATGTTAATATTCTGAATAGGTTGCTAAAAAATGGGAATGTGAGAAATACCTTGCTTCAGTCCAAAG TGGGCTTGCTGACATATTATGTGAAACTGTACCCGGGTGAAGTGACTCTTCTGACTAGGCCCAGCATACAAATGAGATTATGCTGTATCACTGGTTCAGTGTCGAG GCCCAGATCACAGAAGTAA